From a region of the Paenibacillus sp. FSL R10-2734 genome:
- a CDS encoding carbohydrate ABC transporter permease, translating to MKQLDRKIFSGIGYVSLIFLAILCIFPFILVVSSSLTEETKILTDGYQFIPTAFSTEAYSILFKYPDQMIQAYMVTIGVTIMGTVLGLFLTSMTAYALSRKDFKWRNKFSFFFFFTTLFNGGLVPWYLLMVNYLHIKDTLMALVIPMMLNVFYIIVMKSFMGSIPEAIVESAKIDGAGDFKIYARLILPLSKPALATIGLFLALAYWNDWYNALLFISDEKLMPLQYYLYKMLGNMDGMRKAMMGAGAVVTTSIPSESLKMAMTVVATGPILLAYPFVQRYFVQGLTIGAVKG from the coding sequence ATGAAGCAGCTCGATCGTAAAATATTCTCGGGTATTGGTTATGTATCCCTAATCTTTCTCGCAATTTTATGTATATTCCCGTTTATACTTGTCGTATCTTCATCACTGACGGAAGAAACTAAAATTCTAACAGATGGCTATCAATTTATACCGACTGCCTTCTCAACGGAAGCCTACAGCATTTTGTTTAAGTATCCCGATCAAATGATTCAAGCCTACATGGTGACCATAGGCGTTACAATAATGGGCACAGTGCTTGGCCTATTTCTAACTTCGATGACGGCTTATGCGCTATCCAGAAAAGATTTCAAGTGGCGGAATAAATTCTCGTTCTTCTTCTTCTTTACGACTTTATTTAACGGCGGTCTGGTTCCGTGGTATCTGCTTATGGTCAATTACCTCCATATAAAAGATACACTAATGGCTTTAGTGATTCCGATGATGCTCAACGTCTTCTACATCATTGTCATGAAGTCGTTTATGGGCAGCATTCCAGAAGCGATTGTGGAATCGGCCAAAATTGACGGTGCAGGCGATTTTAAGATTTATGCTCGTCTAATCCTACCTCTTTCTAAGCCGGCGCTAGCTACTATTGGTTTGTTTCTGGCCCTTGCCTATTGGAACGACTGGTACAATGCACTTCTATTTATTTCCGATGAGAAACTGATGCCGCTTCAATATTATTTGTACAAAATGCTTGGCAATATGGACGGTATGCGAAAAGCCATGATGGGTGCAGGGGCAGTCGTAACCACATCGATCCCAAGCGAGAGCTTGAAGATGGCAATGACGGTTGTGGCCACCGGTCCGATCTTGCTAGCCTATCCATTCGTTCAGAGATATTTCGTCCAAGGCTTGACGATTGGCGCTGTGAAAGGATGA
- a CDS encoding ABC transporter substrate-binding protein codes for MLRKNRFIMLALVLTFVMILSACGGGNNNANAPAKATNNAAEAKSEPTETASATNAAETSDTIDTSKEVKLKMIFVGPKPIDYDSVFAEINKKLKEKINATLEGEFLDWSDWAQKYPLKLAANEDFDLIYSANWAGYNDQALKGGFLELTDELLTKYMPQTKAAMSDVSWDQAKVNGKLYMVPQNRGESVEKLILYREDLRKKYNLPEINSPEAYATYLKTIAEKEKGITPFTPETGDWKYHNLDRVLLKQQTEWNMFDLDLPFAFKLTDETGKVFNVYETQEFKDLLVYYKDLADNNAWSKNVLNSKNDHQADFKAGKTASITHNNGTLGALMALMRQENSPYEVALADINQGKKKSVAISTQNGTSIHATSKNVERSLMLIDLMQNDKELHDLMMYGISGVHYEPVGDTKYKALDKNPNFTGFSNWNFNSPLNLDNEAFPQEANDLAKGWEANVYHYALETFVFDNSKVKTEIANVGNVMLRYAIPLEYGVIKDIDKGLADLNKQLKSAGIDKIQTELQAQIDAFLANK; via the coding sequence ATGCTGAGAAAAAATAGATTCATTATGCTCGCACTCGTTTTAACCTTCGTAATGATTTTGAGCGCATGTGGTGGCGGCAACAACAATGCCAATGCGCCCGCTAAGGCTACAAATAATGCAGCTGAGGCAAAAAGTGAACCTACAGAAACAGCGAGTGCAACGAATGCAGCCGAAACTTCAGATACCATCGACACCTCTAAAGAAGTAAAGCTAAAAATGATCTTCGTTGGGCCTAAACCGATAGACTATGATAGTGTTTTTGCTGAAATTAACAAAAAGCTGAAAGAAAAAATTAATGCGACCCTTGAGGGCGAGTTCTTGGACTGGTCTGACTGGGCTCAAAAATACCCGTTGAAGCTGGCGGCAAATGAAGATTTCGATCTCATCTATTCGGCAAACTGGGCCGGTTATAATGATCAGGCGCTGAAAGGCGGATTTCTAGAATTGACCGACGAGCTGCTTACCAAATATATGCCGCAAACTAAGGCAGCTATGTCAGATGTGAGCTGGGATCAGGCAAAAGTAAACGGTAAGCTGTACATGGTTCCGCAAAACAGAGGGGAATCTGTTGAAAAGCTAATTCTCTATCGTGAAGATTTGCGTAAGAAATACAATCTTCCTGAAATCAACAGCCCGGAAGCATATGCTACTTATTTGAAGACGATAGCAGAAAAGGAAAAAGGAATTACACCTTTCACTCCGGAAACAGGAGACTGGAAGTATCATAATTTGGACCGTGTATTACTGAAGCAACAAACTGAATGGAATATGTTTGACCTCGACCTTCCGTTTGCCTTCAAATTGACTGATGAAACAGGTAAAGTCTTTAACGTCTATGAAACGCAAGAGTTCAAAGATTTGCTCGTGTATTACAAGGATCTCGCTGATAACAATGCTTGGTCGAAAAACGTCCTGAACAGTAAAAATGATCATCAGGCGGATTTTAAAGCAGGCAAAACCGCTTCGATTACGCATAATAACGGAACACTTGGAGCACTCATGGCTTTGATGCGCCAAGAAAATTCTCCTTATGAAGTAGCACTGGCCGACATCAACCAAGGTAAGAAAAAATCAGTGGCGATTTCTACACAAAACGGTACGTCGATTCATGCGACCTCCAAAAATGTAGAACGTTCCTTGATGCTGATCGATCTGATGCAAAATGATAAAGAACTGCATGATCTAATGATGTACGGCATTAGTGGCGTGCACTATGAACCGGTTGGCGACACTAAATATAAAGCACTCGACAAAAATCCGAACTTTACCGGCTTTTCAAATTGGAACTTCAACTCGCCACTCAATCTTGACAATGAAGCATTCCCTCAAGAAGCTAACGATCTAGCTAAGGGCTGGGAAGCTAACGTCTACCACTATGCCCTTGAAACCTTTGTATTCGACAATAGCAAAGTGAAGACAGAGATTGCCAATGTGGGCAACGTGATGCTCCGTTATGCAATTCCACTCGAGTACGGCGTAATTAAAGATATCGATAAAGGTCTTGCAGACCTGAATAAGCAGCTGAAATCAGCTGGCATTGATAAAATTCAAACCGAACTGCAAGCTCAAATTGATGCATTCTTGGCGAACAAGTAA
- a CDS encoding copper amine oxidase N-terminal domain-containing protein, with the protein MLKRLSILAIICVLVFSVGLIPAPASAASKGSHIFVDGVPLNSRSVSKNGVSFVPFRELFEKLKMNIGYDAKLKQVTGTKGDLKITFTIGSKTAFVNGQKKALQAAPFAQNGTTLIPVRIVGEATGNAVYYSASADVIQINSPSFKGASYTIDGIPILFNANGTVLFGPSAVKDMNQQKELAENEAIKEFTTNAPKIRIVGVPPTQEQSKEPGYKGYPDYFDANYSAAAGNKELSPPLMSEGWISLAMLSEIEKISNLGNSDSNILSIGKYAGMNMIRYNIVMTDEYKKANKGDFTLSDIRVKKYKGTMYLNIEDLKTAGLIEAN; encoded by the coding sequence TTGTTGAAGAGATTGTCGATTCTAGCAATTATCTGTGTTTTGGTATTTAGTGTAGGTCTTATTCCTGCTCCTGCATCAGCAGCTTCTAAGGGATCCCATATCTTTGTGGACGGGGTACCACTGAATTCGAGATCTGTGAGCAAGAATGGGGTATCGTTCGTACCTTTCCGGGAACTGTTCGAAAAGCTGAAAATGAATATCGGCTATGATGCGAAACTGAAACAAGTTACTGGCACCAAGGGTGATTTGAAGATCACATTTACGATTGGTAGCAAAACAGCATTCGTCAATGGTCAGAAGAAAGCACTACAAGCGGCGCCCTTCGCCCAGAATGGAACAACGTTAATTCCAGTTCGTATCGTTGGGGAAGCAACGGGGAATGCCGTCTATTATTCAGCATCAGCCGATGTTATTCAAATTAATAGCCCGTCCTTTAAAGGGGCTTCTTACACTATTGACGGGATTCCTATCTTATTTAATGCCAATGGAACGGTGCTGTTCGGCCCCAGTGCCGTGAAGGACATGAATCAGCAAAAAGAATTGGCGGAGAACGAAGCCATTAAAGAGTTCACTACCAATGCTCCTAAAATCCGTATTGTTGGAGTACCTCCGACACAAGAGCAATCCAAAGAACCTGGATATAAAGGTTACCCGGATTATTTTGACGCCAATTATTCAGCTGCAGCTGGGAATAAGGAATTGTCGCCGCCGCTGATGAGCGAAGGCTGGATTTCCTTAGCAATGCTCTCAGAAATCGAGAAAATCAGCAACCTTGGCAATAGTGATTCCAACATTCTTAGTATAGGTAAATATGCCGGAATGAATATGATTAGGTACAATATCGTTATGACTGATGAATATAAGAAAGCAAATAAAGGCGATTTTACGTTAAGTGATATACGTGTCAAGAAGTATAAAGGTACGATGTATCTGAACATAGAAGATTTAAAGACAGCTGGCCTTATTGAGGCTAATTAA
- a CDS encoding ATP-binding cassette domain-containing protein: protein MIQIKNLKKTYGQSLIFDDVSFNLPNQGLICLLGASGCGKSTLLNMIAGFDSQYSGDITVWGTSISKLNADELCAYRRDSIGFIFQNYHLLSGYTVLENILLSCELNTLSEEDNKNNAIELLSKLGLSQKTNEKIENLSGGQKQRVAIARALISNPRIVLADEPTGALDRNNSTEIMEILKEISKERLVIVITHDQKICSFADDILHIENGKMIAKEIDNQSDATTDTKLSFNKTINVSAFKRGLKNFKVHITRYIAVSLAISIGILAFMLSLSSGNIMDKSISDFKDKNTAFSNGYIKGEDDGTLAKILNTDERIENVYYQYKINDVTLSLGDKTETMAEKYPMPKAIEHMSYGAMPKAGEMEMTLSPSLAKKFDNDISRLLGKEVTLKYGDKEYKLTISGIYNAAYDDFYVSSDIEREFYKHMYGEKTYSISYDVKNFEDIVPVSQMLTDKKIDSKTAATEVEALQSTFTSLNRLFFIVSILILAIGLFISIVLLIKLQNSRYKELGLLSALGFNKGTIQKMIVSENLLLSAMSAIFNAALVGCTYVIGRIFDLAIIITPLQILLSILSTGVVVIVISIIASHKLIHTEPAAALRK from the coding sequence ATGATCCAGATAAAAAACCTTAAAAAAACATACGGCCAGTCACTTATATTTGATGATGTAAGCTTTAACCTTCCAAACCAAGGACTTATTTGCCTTTTAGGTGCATCAGGCTGCGGTAAAAGCACGCTGCTTAATATGATTGCGGGCTTTGATAGCCAATACAGTGGGGATATTACGGTTTGGGGTACTTCTATTAGCAAGCTGAACGCTGATGAATTATGTGCCTATCGTAGAGATAGTATCGGGTTTATCTTTCAAAATTACCATCTTTTAAGCGGATATACCGTACTTGAGAACATCTTACTGTCTTGTGAGCTCAACACTTTAAGTGAAGAGGACAATAAAAATAACGCCATAGAGCTGTTAAGTAAACTGGGATTATCACAAAAAACGAATGAAAAAATCGAAAATCTTTCTGGTGGTCAAAAACAAAGAGTGGCTATTGCAAGAGCATTAATCAGTAATCCTCGTATTGTTTTGGCAGACGAGCCGACAGGAGCTTTAGATCGTAACAATTCCACTGAAATTATGGAGATTCTAAAAGAAATTTCAAAAGAACGTTTAGTCATTGTAATTACTCACGATCAGAAGATTTGTAGCTTTGCAGATGACATCCTTCATATCGAAAACGGAAAAATGATCGCAAAAGAAATTGATAACCAATCGGATGCCACTACTGATACTAAACTCAGCTTCAATAAAACTATCAACGTATCTGCGTTTAAGCGGGGACTTAAGAACTTCAAAGTCCACATCACCCGCTATATTGCTGTCAGCTTGGCAATTTCCATTGGTATTCTTGCATTTATGTTGTCCTTATCTTCGGGCAATATTATGGACAAGTCCATCTCAGATTTTAAGGATAAAAATACAGCCTTTAGCAACGGTTACATTAAAGGTGAAGATGATGGAACCCTTGCAAAAATACTGAATACCGATGAACGTATCGAAAATGTTTATTATCAATACAAAATAAATGATGTCACTTTAAGTTTGGGCGATAAAACCGAAACTATGGCAGAAAAATACCCTATGCCTAAAGCTATTGAACATATGTCATACGGTGCTATGCCAAAAGCAGGTGAAATGGAAATGACACTTAGTCCGAGCCTTGCTAAAAAGTTTGATAATGATATTAGTCGCTTACTTGGCAAAGAAGTCACCTTAAAATATGGGGATAAAGAATACAAGCTTACGATAAGCGGGATTTATAATGCGGCCTACGATGATTTCTATGTAAGCTCTGATATTGAACGGGAATTTTATAAACATATGTATGGCGAGAAAACCTATTCAATTAGTTACGATGTAAAAAACTTTGAAGATATTGTTCCAGTAAGTCAAATGCTTACTGACAAAAAAATAGACAGTAAAACAGCAGCCACAGAAGTAGAAGCATTACAAAGTACATTCACCAGCCTTAACCGCTTATTCTTTATCGTTTCTATTTTAATTTTGGCAATTGGTTTGTTTATCAGCATAGTATTACTTATTAAACTCCAAAATTCGAGATATAAGGAATTAGGGCTGCTATCAGCCTTGGGATTTAATAAAGGAACCATACAAAAAATGATTGTCAGCGAAAATCTGCTTTTATCGGCAATGTCGGCTATCTTTAATGCTGCCCTTGTGGGTTGTACTTATGTAATCGGTAGGATCTTTGATTTAGCAATTATCATTACTCCATTACAAATCTTACTATCAATACTTTCTACAGGTGTTGTTGTTATTGTAATTAGCATAATCGCTAGCCATAAGCTAATCCACACAGAGCCTGCTGCCGCGTTGAGAAAGTAA